In the Limanda limanda chromosome 1, fLimLim1.1, whole genome shotgun sequence genome, one interval contains:
- the nkx6.1 gene encoding homeobox protein Nkx-6.1: MLTLGPMDGSRQSSFLLSTPPLAALHSMTEMKTPLYPAYPLSSSGPNCSTSPATTSPNPGGMAVSSPGIKSSSGPASGLVSPHLCSSATPHGINDILNRPAAAAMAAAAAAAASSSAAGLLTALPRFSSLSPPPPPGLYFSPGAVARYPKPLAELPGRTPIFWPGVMQSPHWRDARFACSQHHNSVLLDKDGKRKHTRPTFSGQQIFALEKTFEQTKYLAGPERARLAYSLGMTESQVKVWFQNRRTKWRKKHAAEMATAKKKQDSETERLKGTSDNEEEDEDYNKPLDPNSDDEKITQLLNKHKPGPALLVHTSDNDSS; encoded by the exons ATGCTAACCCTGGGTCCGATGGACGGGTCCCGCCagagctccttcctcctcagcaccccccccctGGCTGCTCTGCACAGCATGACCGAGATGAAGACCCCTCTGTACCCGGCCTACCCGCTGTCCTCCTCCGGCCCCAACTGCTCCACCTCCCCGGCCACCACCTCGCCCAACCCGGGCGGCATGGCCGTGTCCTCCCCGGGGATCAAGAGCTCCTCGGGCCCGGCCTCGGGGCTCGTGTCTCCGCACCTGTGCTCCTCCGCGACCCCGCACGGAATTAACGACATCCTGAACCGACCGGCCGCGGCAGCCATGGccgcagccgccgccgccgccgcctcgtCCTCGGCCGCCGGGCTCCTGACGGCTCTGCCCCGGTTCAGCAGCCTCagcccgccgccgccgcccggACTGTACTTCAGCCCCGGAGCCGTGGCCCGGTACCCGAAGCCCCTGGCCGAGCTGCCGGGCCGGACGCCCATCTTCTGGCCCGGGGTGATGCAGAGCCCGCACTGGAGGGACGCGCGGTTCGCCTGCTCGCAGC ATCACAACTCAGTTTTACTGGATAAAGACGGAAAGAGGAAACACACCAGACCCACGTTCTCCGGGCAACAGATCTTTGCTCTGGAAAAAACTTTCGAACAAACCAAATATCTGGCGGGACCCGAGAGAGCCAGACTGGCGTATTCCCTGGGAATGACCGAGAGCCAAGTCAAG gtgtggtTTCAGAACAGGAGGACCAAGTGGAGGAAGAAGCACGCAGCAGAGATGGCCACCGCGAAGAAGAAGCAGGACTCGGAGACCGAGCGGCTCAAGGGCACTTCGgacaacgaggaggaggacgaggactaCAACAAACCTCTGGACCCGAACTCCGACGACGAGAAGATCACACAACTGCTCAACAAGCACAAGCCCGGGCCCGCGCTGCTCGTGCACACCTCCGATAACGACAGCTCCTAA